Proteins from a genomic interval of Maniola hyperantus chromosome 1, iAphHyp1.2, whole genome shotgun sequence:
- the Phb1 gene encoding prohibitin 1: MAAQLFNRIGQVGLGVALVGGVVNSALYNVDGGHRAVIFDRFAGVKNLVVGEGTHFFIPWVQKPIMFDIRSRPRNVPTVTGSKDLQNVNITLRILFRPVPDQLPRIYTILGIDYDERVLPSITAEVLKAVVAQFDAGELITQREIVSQKVSEGLTERAGQFGLILDDISITHLTFGKEFTQAVELKQVAQQDAEKARFLVEKAEQQKKAAIITAEGDAQAAVLLAKSFGAAGEGLVELRRIEAAEDIAYQLSKSRNVTYLPQGQNVLLNLPTQN; this comes from the exons ATGGCCGCACAGCTTTTCAATCGCATTGGTCAAGTGGGTCTAGGAGTAGCCCTCGTTGGTGGAGTTGTTAACTCAGCTTTATATAATg TGGATGGAGGCCACCGAGCAgtaatatttgacagatttgCTGGTGTCAAAAACTTAGTTGTTGGTGAAGGAACCCACTTCTTCATTCCATGGGTTCAGAAACCCATCATGTTTGACATCAGATCTAGACCTCGGAATGTGCCTACAGTAACAGGAAGTAAag aTCTTCAGAATGTAAACATCACACTCCGTATCCTGTTCAGACCAGTGCCAGATCAGCTGCCAAGAATCTACACAATCCTTGGTATAGACTATGATGAGAGAGTGCTGCCATCCATCACAGCTGAAGTGCTGAAAGCTGTGGTTGCACAATTTGATGCTGGGGAATTGATTACACAGAGAGAG ATTGTTTCACAAAAGGTTAGCGAGGGCTTGACCGAAAGAGCTGGCCAGTTCGGATTAATATTAGATGATATTTCAATTACACATTTAACTTTCGGCAAGGAATTCACGCAAGCTGTTGAATTGAAACAAGTAGCACAGCAGGATGCTGAAAAGGCTAGATTCCTTGTAGAAAAGGCTGAACAACAGAAGAAGGCTGCCATTATTACTGCCGAGGGAGATGCACAAGCAGCTGTGCTGCTCGCGAAATCGTTTGGGGCAGCCGGTGAAGGTCTGGTAGAGCTGAGACGTATTGAAGCTGCGGAAGACATTGCATACCAACTATCAAAATCACGAAATGTAACTTATCTTCCCCAAGGCCAAAATGTTCTCTTAAACCTTCCAACACAAAACTAA